The Halichondria panicea chromosome 8, odHalPani1.1, whole genome shotgun sequence DNA segment AAAATTTTGAACAAAACAAGTTTGAATATTGAATAACACTGTACTGCCTACCAACATCTAAATATACACTTAAACAAAATTGCTGATAAAAAGATGTGTATGATCATATATAGCTATCTTCTCATAAAATAGTCTATAGCTGCAGAGAAAGCAGCAAACCCAGCGCATCCAAATGCAGCTGCCTGAACTCCAGCTGCAGGTAAGGGAACGGAGGGTTAACACAAGAATGTAAAGCAATAGTTACGAAAGCTCAATTAATAGCTGCAGGAGACATACGGTAATTATAACGGTAATTAGGAACGATGAAAAGCAGGTCATGACAAGAAAATGTTTTGTTGTATAGACAATTCATGATTCGTTACACCTGCCTAACaaaacactgtatatacatagtTAAAATGGTTGAACAGGGTTCCGCTATAAGAGCATGCTTTCACAGATGACACACCCCCACGGTAACGCTCACCTCTGAGTCCTAGCACACCTCCAGTGGCACAGCCGGCCATCACACTGGAGGACATGCCACCTTTACCTCGGTACTGTGGGATAAAGGACGACAGGAAAATGTGAGTGAGCAAATGTTCTTAtctatgtacaatgtaccgaCTGTGTACCATCAAGAGTAAGAGTACATGAGTACATCCTGGTACAATGCATTTTGACTAGAAAGCAATCAGTTTTATCAAAATTCTTTggaaaactacatgtatacgtactgAAATACCAATTTAGAATAGTATTATTGATTTGTTTGTCTCACTGTTTCGAGGAGACACTCTGATCCAGCAAACATGAAGCCGACTATTGCAAAGTTCTTGGCATACGATCGTGATCGTTGGCCCATGTCTCGGAGTGTTTCCCGTGTGGTCATCTTCTCATGCGTGATGGGAGAGTCCAGTCCGGCCATAAATAAACCAAATGCCCCACCCAGAGCACCTCCTATAGAGATACATAATAACACACATCAATACAGACACCACATAAGTGATTTCCAATACAAATGAAGAAAGTTACACACAATTAAATCAGGTCCAGTGATTAGCCTGGGGAAGAAAGAAAGGAGGTAATAAAGGACAGGAGGGATGGGGAAAGAGTTATTGATATCTCGTAAATAAAATACTAAACAAACTAACACAGTTCCCACCAACTACAAAGCTCATGATGGACTTGAATGTGCATCCATCCATCACTCTCTGGATCTGTAGCTCCTGCTCAGTCTTGGGTTTGGCAGCGTACTCTAGCCACTTGTACGGCTGCAATGGACCTCTTATAAGTTGGCCCGTCCGTATGTGATCTATCATATGCGGCAGAGTGATCCTCTCGCCATTGCTGCCTGGAGGAGGAGAAGGCGCTGTTCCTCTAGTACTTGTATCTGAGTCCATCTTGAAAATGTACTCCACGTGGTTTCAGCTTTAACCCCATGGTTGTCGAATATTATTTTCGTGACGTCACAATATTTGGAAAAGAAGCTGAGGGAAGATGGGTCTTACAAGAACAGCGTATAACTTGATCTTCAGGCGAAGCTCATCGTTCATGTTAACAATGGTGGTCGGTGCTGTGGTATTTGAGAGGTGGTATGACTTTGGAGCAGATGCAATTTGGGAGAACATGAACAAAGGGGTAAGACCATAGTTTTTTTATATGCAATGCCATGTTATCATTTCTGTTGGTCTTTGTACACTACTATCACTGTACACTACTATAACTGTGTTTATTTTCTCCTACAGAAACTGTGGAAGGACATCCGCCATAAGTACGAGGTTGAAGATGCCAATGACGAGTAGAACAGAACACAAGTATATCATTATACGCATCGATCTAGGCTCAAGTCTTTAAttctttaattattataaatgctAGCTCAACGAACAGAACACTTATTTATGTTGAACCTGATATTGTGTGCAATGGGAATGTCAATAGCTAGTAACCCTTCTGTCGTTGAATTGAATTTCTTGATTGTGATGCAATGTCAAACAAATGTCAGATTTAAATATGAACTCTAGTTAATTTAATATAGCTACGCTTCTTCGCTATGCTGGACCTTGAGGTGATACCAGAGAGGGCCCTTGTGGGAGATCAATGGGAGTTTGTCCTAGGTGAGGGCATGTGAAAGTAGTGTACCTTGATCTCATTttgtacacacacgtacaaaaTGTGGCTTGAAGAatgtatttattattataagtatGTGTATACTGGACACACAGGCATGCCACTCGCTCAGGCTATAGAGATCCTCAAGAAGCAATGTCTCACAGTCAAAAGAGTGCATCTTAATTACAACAATCAGGTAGGACACGAGATTTTATACCGTTAATTAGTTGACATAAGTGCACTCTGCTGAGCCTCAGATTCCCCTGGACGTGGATATCGTATTGGACCTGACCAACGATGGGGTTAAACTCATATTTGACCCCAAAGCACAGAGACTAAAGGTACGGCATGTGCatatattatacatatattgtatgtacactgtacgtaTAAATTGCTCAGATAATTGAAATTTATGATGTGAAGAAAGTCAAGCTAAAGTACTGGTAAGTGTGGTCAGctataaccatgcatgtaaTGCTTTACCagttcactgtgtgtacatacattcATCTTATTTACTGTCCTCCGACAATGATTTCCATAGCAACAAAGTCTTCAACTCTCCTCAAGTGAGTCCAACGGTTGAGAAGATTCACGACTCATTTGGGCCCACCCTACCAGGACGTAAGTCTACCTAGCTCCCTACATCATGTTAGCAAATCTtcattgcctataattatatgtaagaCACTAGCTACTaaaaataatgaaagcaccgcggatGCTGAAACAtaaagctattgctaataattatgatatgatGGCTATTAGCTACTGTTACAACATAGGTATTTTTGGTATTCGAACCTTACTTTGCATCAAATATTGAAAACGTATGAGATAATGCTTGTGTAAGTAGAGTGATGTTTCTCTTGCTGTAGAGGTAGACACCAAGGAGCAGCTCTATCTACTGCTGTTTCGTGGGATACTGTTTGCATTCCCAGTGTGGAGTGGCAGTGAGCTAGTACCAGGGCTGTCGACGCAGAGTCCTGATCTCTCAGAGCTGAGTACTCAAAGATCCTTCATTCTCTCACGAGTTTGCATCTTCAGTGGAAATGACTCCAAGGAAGCAAGGTGTGCGGTAGAGCTGTTTGTATGTACTGTTTTAAATTTGCAACGTATATCCGCCTTACCCTATTTGTTGGCGTATTTCTTTGATTTAGATTGCTTGAGATTATTTTGCGACATTGTACCACTTAGGGCTCCTAGGCTGCCACTGGAGTGTTTCCATGGCAACTGCTACTGTGACAGTGTGGCGTTGTTGAGAGTGGGAGGAGCTGTGACTGGGCTCAGTCTCAAACTCATTGCTGATGGTAGGTCAACCACACACtcttgagttatggctatGGTGATACATAGTAGGATATCTTTGATAGCCTGAGCCAGAACACTTGGTTTGATTCTAATGACTATATAACTAATAACTTAGTAACCTTCATATTTACTGGTGTCATACAGATTTTGTACGTAATGGTACTTACATGCATCTCAGTTTATGTTTCATTTTTGACTCTGATATTGATATTTTGCAGACTCTCATCACTCCAAGCTTGGAGATAGCAGACCCAGAGTGTTGGAGAGAACAGTTCAGTTTGGGGACACACCACAGGTAGTGTTGGTTCAGtgctacgtatttacagcttcaataattgtatgtgtatacatgtatgattgttACAACCAGTACGTTTGTAACATAAACATTTTTCTTTCATTGATGTGACGATTGTTTGTTCTGTGTTGCAGGATATAGCGAGTGCTCTTGGTGCGCCCAGTCAGCATTTCTACAAGGCAGAAGACAAGGTACTttaccccccacacccacacacacagcgttcacacacacacccacacacacctcacacccacGCACGCCCTGACAGATGAGAATCCACTCTCCCTCTCCCCACAAGCTACCGATGGCTAGCTCTTCAGACTACTTCTTTAACTACTTCACTCTTGGACTGGTGAGTGTGCAGGGGAAACCTGTCTATATACACAAAAGGGTCTTCTTGCTAGATTGTGATCACgatgatcacatgacttgtGTTCTCCCTTCGTCTCACAGGATGTACTGTTTGATGCTGTCAGTAACAGAGCCAAGAAGTTTGTGATGCACTCGAATGTGCCAGGACACTATAACTTCAACATGTGAGTACCTATACATTACCTATAATGAATGCTTGTGCAAGTAACATCGTGTGTGGGCCTATTCTGATAGCTAACTCGGAATGCTCATATCTTGAGTTAGGATTGTACATATTCACAATTACctgcattttgtagccctttgaactacctaatAGTAAAGTCTGtcatattattgtgtgtctgTAGGTACTATCGTTGCGATTATGTGCTCACGTTTCCAATTGGTGAAGACATCTCTGGAGGTACGTTAGTGCACCAGAAGAGAGCACAGTTCAAATATATAATGAGCTGATATTATGCCTAAACCTAGTACAGAGCGTAATGAAACCactttacatgtataattatgattgtactTGTACACTGATAGTCTATACTCATCGTTACTCATCAGTCATACCAGCTATTATTTATATGCCGCTAATTATCCAATACCCCcctcctccctccctccctccctccccccctccgtcccccctccctccctcccctccCAGACTCTCAGCCCAGTCAGCTGACAGTCACACCCTCTACCAAGTGGAGTGAAGTGCAGGACTACCTCACCACTCCCACTGACAAACCGGTGGTCCTCAATAGATCCTCATCCACCAACTCTGTGAATCCCTTCGGCAGTACCTACTGCTACGGATTCCAAAACTTTATCTTTGAGGTATAGTACCACCTCCAAAACTCACATACAGTAAATATGTGCTTGAAATTCCAATATTAATTACATAACACTTTTATACAGTATAAGCTATAGATCGATATACTGTAGCTTCTAGAAAAACTGTCtaacaatattgtatgaaccTTGATTACAAGTAATTGTGTCTCCCTACACAATGAAATTCATTTGCTTATATAGTTACAGATCTGTTCTCTCTTTGTACAGGTGATGAGGAACCAACACATTCCCTCCGTCACTGTCTACAGCCCCCCAccataacccccccccccaccaagATACCTCCCTAGCAACTGACTGTGCCAGTGTAGAGTTAGAGGCATTTCAAAAGTTATAAACTAGCTATTTATATTATAGATTAACACAATTCAAAATGTATTGTATCGTGTTCACCATAGCATAGGCCATCCATCatcatgtgtgtgcatttgtacATAACATAAATTCATATTcaatattaattaatacacAAGTTCTACAAACTGTCAAGACATGACCACATACGATTGTACATAAATTAAGGAACACAATACTGAGCTATCGATACAGAAAGTCTGCCTGAATGTTTGCGGCTAGTTCTTTCTCCCACTTGTCTCCATTGTCCAACAGCTTCTCCTTATTGTAGAGCAGCTCCTGATGGGTCTCAGTGGAGAACTCAAAGTTGGGGCCCTGCAGAAAGCATCAATTACATCATAGGCATCTTTTGTAACATACGTACACTGTTACAATacctatacgtacatgcatagtAAAGCGAAGGCAGGTGTCCCTGTTCATGCAAAATGAGTAAAGCCTTCTATCTTAAATAAAGCAGacagcaatataattatacatactatTATACATACATCTACACAATCTTGTATACCTCCACAATAGCGTCTACAGGACACGCCTCCTGACAAAACCCGCAGTAGATACACTTGGTCATATCGATATCGTATCTTGTTGTTCTCCGACTCCCATCTGCTCTTGTTTCAGCCTCAATAGTGATGGCCTGTGCTGGACACACTGCCTCACACAGCTTGCAAGCAATACAGCGCTCCTCTCCGTTCGGGTATCGCCTCAGGGCATGCTCACCACGGAAACGAGGACTAAGAGGTCCCTTCTCAAACGGGTAGTTGAGAGTGACTGGCTCACGGAAGAATGCACTGAGTGTGATGGccagacctgtgtgtgtgtggtgtgtgcatgtgcgaggggtgtggggggaggggtttACCTCGGAAGAGTTCGGTAAAGAAAAGAGTTGTTGCATTTCTGTCCATCACTGACTTAGCGTCCATGTCAATGTTATCATTTGTCACATACTCTGCAAGTGTGGATACCGAGTTATAGTATGTCAAGGATATCTCCTGGCTACACATGTTACTTACTATACTCGTGGGCCCATCTTGCTTGGACAGCAGGCAGCAGAGCCTTCTGGATATGGTGGGCTACAAATAGAAAatcaaaacaataattattatgaaactGTTTTGTACCGTAACCACTAGATCTACGTGCTAGAACATACCTTGAGAGGCTGAAATGAGTGCTCTGAGGGCCATTATATTACAAAGATGTACGGATAGCTAAGTTGGGTTCTACGGTATAGTTAAATGTTGAGAAAGAGCCGCAGAGCTGAGGCTGTTTTCGAGGCTATTAAAATCTGAACTTTGTGTGATCTTTTCaaaaggtcaaagttcaaagaAATTTTTTGTCCCTGCTTTATATTTTCAAGATGTCAAAGGGTTAATAAAACCACGTGGCTGGAGTGAGACAACAGCTAGAAGCTACCCAGCTAGTTAACTATAAATACAATGTCTTCGGAAGATCAAGCAGCTGAAGGGACCTCTGTGTCTGCTGAAGCATCCAAGCCTTTTGTTTTCAGTTCCAAACTTTCACTGGAAGATGTGTAAGAAAAGAATTCATCCGAGTACAATAttttcatcattaatttttttttataattttcAGGCGATCCATCCAAGCAAAGTTTGCTGCTGAGAGGAACTGGGAGCAATACCACACTCCGAGGAACTTGCTTCTAGCTATGGTGAGTGCACAAAGGGTTAATCCCTGAATACTTGAACTCTTCCTatgatattattatgtactagTGATGCGTGTATACATCTGTCTTGCATACAGGTGGGGGAAGTTGGAGAGCTCTCGGAGCTATTGTAAGTTTGTCCTCGCTCCTTTGTACCAACTGTATGTGTTAGCTGCAGGTTCGCTATTTTGGTACTATACTGCACTGAATAATACCTTAACGCAGGAGTGCTTGACGTTATCTTACATTACCTCTACTGCCATACATACACCAATTGATTATGATCCCATTttaattgtttttgcagtCAGTGGAGAGGAGAAGTGGGAGAAGGACTACCAAGTAAGAATAATATTATGAAACAAAGAATAGCAATGTTTCTTGTTTGATTTATAAATGTTACTGCTTGCTGCGTTGTGCTACATTGAACTACACTATTAATGCATTGTACAGACTTATTCACagtgtccccccccccctcccccccgtGTACAGAATGGCTAGATAGTGACAAGGAGCATTTGGGACAAGAGCTGAGTGATGTTCTCATCTACCTGATCAGACTGGCCGAACGTTGCCATATTGATCTACCCTCAGCTGTCTTGAAGAAATTTGAACTAAATGCACAGAAATATCCTGTTGACAAAGCATATGGAAGAAGTCTTAAGTACTCAGAATATCGAACAGACTCAAAGCAAACAAGTAAAGAAGACTGATCGAAGTGTTATCCAAGTCACATGACTTAGCATGAACAAACTTATTCTCTTTTCATGATAGTACCATTTTATTTCAAATACAAGGCCTcatgcataaaattataataataattataacgtgaAATTTGTTCAACTTCCTCTACATGATTACATCAAATTAAAGTGCATGACAGCGTTCAATTGAAAAAAAAATCAGTCTGCATTGAATAAAAGATTAGGGATTCATTTGATCGTCCATACGCTTAATACAGCTCCAGGAAATACATACAAACAGGCCAGTGGAGGCATACAGCAAATACTGAAAAGTACTGAAGATGGCACTAGTCACGTACACATACGAATCACAACAGTTTGGTGCAGGCGACGAGGACGCAGAGCAACTATCAGGTTTGGGCTCAACAAAAGTGGTGTATGTTCCAAGAATGAGAACAATGAAATTGATAACCGCCACAATGTAGAATATAGTCTCTATGGCACATATGCACTCGCCACACGAACTCGTCTCTTTCGTGGAGAAGTAATTCCTGTTTCTGATACAGGTCATGATCGAGGGGGCTCCCCTCAATATCACCGTGACAGCCAGCATGACACCACCACCAATCAGGTAGATGATAATGGTGTTGGTACGAAAGGGACAGTTTCTGATACCGACAGCACCTACAAGGAGAGAGAGACTGTGTTATAGAGTGTATAGAAGACCAGCAAAAAATTACAGCCAGTTATTTTtcctatatgtacatgcatgactggTTGTTGTCAATATGCTATATGCTATAaataatattcatgcactcctgataataatattatatatacagactATTGGAAGTAGCGCTAGGAATGATGTTGAGAGTATAGTGATTGAGGTAGCTCTGTGGAATGTGATGTCTTTAATGGGGCACTTCAACCACAAACATAACATACAGTCTACACCCACATAGCTACTGTATAACCACAGTATACACCCACATAGCTCTAACCCAAACATGACTTACCCACAGTGATCATGGCTATAGGCAGTGCAATGTACACCAGTGCCAGTATCACTCCAATGCCTGGACAGAGGAAGAGGGTACAATATTCAATCGAGAGTGTATGCATACAATACAAAAGTGTGTTTATGAACAGTCAGCGAATGTTTTCAACACTGTATGGAAGTTAGTATATAGTCAGACACATTGATGAGACAGTCTAGGCCTCTATTTCCCTCAGTACTGTTAAGGTCCAAAATCaactgctaaacacacacaaccagCAATCAAACACtcataataatgatataaCAATGTTAATTGAAAATCTCCAGGGAATGACAATGTAATAATCGAAACTTCTCAACAATTAAACGTGGGAGATTCTGTAACAGCACTCTAATACCCAGAGATGGATGCATGTGTCAGCAACCACAGGCTTTCTTTATCAAGTAGTGATCCAAGAATGACCTCCAAGAATTCAGctaagttatggcctctcaacagacaccatgcacacactgatacatgtacttacaccACAGCCATCCACTGATGCATTGAAGTAATCTCTTCTTCTCAATGATTAACTGGGCCGACCTCACAGCACTGCGACCAAACTGAGCCTCCACATCTAACTCTGGGTCCTGCTGCTCACTCTTGGGCTCAATGTACTTGCGCAGGTGATGGGCTATACTGTAGCTGATGTAACGCTCAACAAGCTCCTCTCTTCGAGAAGGTTCGGTTTGTGTGGGGGCAGATCTGCGTCTCTGACCTATAGGGTGATATATTATATATTGAAATATGTTTTACTAGCAGTCAAAAGTAGACTCGTTTTATAAATTAACTTGTTTTGTATCTTACAAGTATCATCATAGGTATCACGTATCATTCTGTACACTTAAAACTTATGTACACCTCTAGTACTCATGTAGGGTGATAGCTTACAGAGAGTATCATTAGCTAACTACTTTTTATTTACTAGCTATTTACCAGCTGGGGTtgtggtgggggtgtgtgtttCATTGTAGTGTGATGGTAGTGGTTGGTTTCCCTCCGCTGCTGCAACGTGGGCTAGAGGTGGGGCGGTCGGCTTTAGAGAGCCCTCTGGGGCCGAAGGTACCACATCATCATACGAGGGGGGAGCACCGAACTCTGAGTGGGGAGTGGAATACTATGCTTCATCTACACATCGTAGTTAGATAGCATGACTTTATATCTATTACATAAGTACACATCAAGAGACTTCACCTGCCATTGTATTAGCTCTTGAATAAGTCAATCCAGGTGTACTAGTAAAGGGTAGTGATCCACgtcacatacacatgcacaatgaatGACTTCTCTCTGATCTTCTATCAATGAAAAATTCCCCCAACCG contains these protein-coding regions:
- the LOC135339347 gene encoding phagosome assembly factor 1-like — its product is MLDLEVIPERALVGDQWEFVLGMPLAQAIEILKKQCLTVKRVHLNYNNQIPLDVDIVLDLTNDGVKLIFDPKAQRLKIIEIYDVKKVKLKYCNKVFNSPQVSPTVEKIHDSFGPTLPGQVDTKEQLYLLLFRGILFAFPVWSGSELVPGLSTQSPDLSELSTQRSFILSRVCIFSGNDSKEARAPRLPLECFHGNCYCDSVALLRVGGAVTGLSLKLIADDSHHSKLGDSRPRVLERTVQFGDTPQDIASALGAPSQHFYKAEDKMRIHSPSPHKLPMASSSDYFFNYFTLGLDVLFDAVSNRAKKFVMHSNVPGHYNFNMYYRCDYVLTFPIGEDISGDSQPSQLTVTPSTKWSEVQDYLTTPTDKPVVLNRSSSTNSVNPFGSTYCYGFQNFIFEVMRNQHIPSVTVYSPPP
- the LOC135339354 gene encoding dCTP pyrophosphatase 1-like codes for the protein MSSEDQAAEGTSVSAEASKPFVFSSKLSLEDVRSIQAKFAAERNWEQYHTPRNLLLAMVGEVGELSELFQWRGEVGEGLPKWLDSDKEHLGQELSDVLIYLIRLAERCHIDLPSAVLKKFELNAQKYPVDKAYGRSLKYSEYRTDSKQTSKED
- the LOC135339350 gene encoding uncharacterized protein LOC135339350, with protein sequence MAEFGAPPSYDDVVPSAPEGSLKPTAPPLAHVAAAEGNQPLPSHYNETHTPTTTPAGQRRRSAPTQTEPSRREELVERYISYSIAHHLRKYIEPKSEQQDPELDVEAQFGRSAVRSAQLIIEKKRLLQCISGWLWCIGVILALVYIALPIAMITVGAVGIRNCPFRTNTIIIYLIGGGVMLAVTVILRGAPSIMTCIRNRNYFSTKETSSCGECICAIETIFYIVAVINFIVLILGTYTTFVEPKPDSCSASSSPAPNCCDSYVYVTSAIFSTFQYLLYASTGLFVCISWSCIKRMDDQMNP
- the LOC135339353 gene encoding mitochondrial import inner membrane translocase subunit Tim22-like, with product MDSDTSTRGTAPSPPPGSNGERITLPHMIDHIRTGQLIRGPLQPYKWLEYAAKPKTEQELQIQRVMDGCTFKSIMSFVVGGALGGAFGLFMAGLDSPITHEKMTTRETLRDMGQRSRSYAKNFAIVGFMFAGSECLLETYRGKGGMSSSVMAGCATGGVLGLRAGVQAAAFGCAGFAAFSAAIDYFMRR
- the LOC135339352 gene encoding NADH-ubiquinone oxidoreductase subunit 8-like, with protein sequence MALRALISASQAHHIQKALLPAVQARWAHEYKYVTNDNIDMDAKSVMDRNATTLFFTELFRGLAITLSAFFREPVTLNYPFEKGPLSPRFRGEHALRRYPNGEERCIACKLCEAVCPAQAITIEAETRADGSRRTTRYDIDMTKCIYCGFCQEACPVDAIVEGPNFEFSTETHQELLYNKEKLLDNGDKWEKELAANIQADFLYR